The proteins below are encoded in one region of Litoribacterium kuwaitense:
- a CDS encoding carbohydrate ABC transporter permease: MKEAKSDKLFVVMNYILLTIVLIVIMYPLLFVVSASFSNPQYVIAGEMWLWPKGFNVDSYQKVFQNEDIINGFVNTVKYTVAGTFLNVLMTIFAAYPLSRRDLRGRGFIMAFIVFTMFFSGGLIPTYLLIKNLGMLDTFWVMIIPNAVAVWNIIIMRTFFQSIPHELQESATMDGCGNLRILRSIVLPLSLPVIAVMVLFYAVGHWNSYFQALIYLQDQENFPLQLILRQILIQNQTDDMIQTTTESFLQQQLSVEGLKYAVLIVANLPMLMLYPFLQKYFVKGVMIGSLKG, encoded by the coding sequence ATGAAAGAGGCGAAGTCCGATAAACTATTTGTCGTAATGAACTATATACTCCTTACAATCGTTCTGATTGTCATCATGTATCCGTTACTTTTCGTTGTGAGCGCTTCATTTAGTAACCCCCAATACGTGATTGCTGGAGAGATGTGGCTCTGGCCGAAAGGGTTTAATGTCGACTCCTATCAAAAGGTTTTTCAGAATGAAGACATTATCAACGGGTTTGTCAATACTGTGAAGTATACAGTGGCAGGGACTTTTTTAAATGTGTTGATGACGATTTTTGCGGCTTATCCGCTGTCACGCCGAGATTTAAGAGGACGTGGCTTTATCATGGCATTTATCGTCTTCACGATGTTCTTTAGTGGTGGACTCATTCCGACGTATTTACTTATTAAAAACCTCGGAATGCTTGATACATTTTGGGTCATGATCATTCCGAATGCAGTAGCAGTTTGGAACATTATCATTATGCGTACGTTTTTTCAGTCGATTCCTCACGAGCTACAAGAATCAGCTACGATGGATGGCTGTGGAAATTTGCGAATCTTGCGAAGTATCGTCTTGCCGTTATCACTTCCGGTCATTGCAGTCATGGTGCTCTTCTATGCTGTTGGCCACTGGAATTCGTACTTTCAAGCATTGATTTATTTACAGGATCAGGAAAATTTTCCGCTTCAGCTGATTCTTAGACAGATTCTGATCCAAAATCAGACGGACGATATGATTCAAACGACAACAGAAAGCTTTCTCCAGCAACAATTAAGCGTGGAAGGGTTAAAGTATGCGGTCTTGATTGTGGCGAATTTGCCAATGCTCATGCTGTATCCATTTTTGCAAAAATATTTTGTTAAAGGCGTTATGATTGGTTCACTTAAAGGGTAA
- a CDS encoding LacI family DNA-binding transcriptional regulator → MNPTIQDVAKAAKVSIATVSRVLNNQPGFSEKTKARVLQAIEDLGYQPNAVARGLVNRNTGTIGVLFPSVSGLLSAEILFGIEARAHEEGYSVIVCNTAANPEKTLRYIQVLSEKRVDGLIFVSEEVTEDYYKAFERMGVPVVLILTQSYKYPLPYVKVDDAHAAYTATRHLIECGHEKVGMLSGNPEELLAGVGRIEGFKRALLEAGLSYSDSYVETSTSFTFEDGLANFPKLMNRHPDITAIFAASDEIAVGAVSAAYKLGISIPNDVSIIGYDNLKLAETSVPPLTTISQPFQRMGDKATEMVLEMKKIMM, encoded by the coding sequence ATGAATCCGACGATTCAGGATGTGGCTAAAGCGGCCAAGGTATCTATTGCAACCGTTTCCAGGGTGCTTAATAATCAGCCTGGATTTTCAGAGAAAACGAAAGCACGCGTCCTTCAAGCAATTGAAGATCTTGGTTATCAGCCAAACGCGGTAGCGAGAGGGCTTGTCAATCGCAATACGGGAACGATCGGTGTATTATTTCCGAGCGTTTCAGGGTTGCTGTCAGCAGAAATTTTGTTTGGTATCGAAGCGCGTGCTCACGAGGAAGGCTACAGTGTTATTGTATGTAATACCGCTGCCAATCCAGAAAAGACGCTCAGATACATTCAAGTGTTGAGCGAAAAACGAGTTGATGGTCTTATTTTTGTGAGTGAAGAAGTGACCGAAGACTATTATAAAGCCTTTGAACGCATGGGCGTCCCGGTCGTGCTCATCTTAACTCAGTCGTATAAATATCCGCTTCCCTATGTTAAGGTCGATGACGCTCATGCCGCGTATACAGCGACCCGCCATTTAATCGAGTGTGGTCACGAAAAAGTCGGTATGCTGTCAGGCAATCCAGAGGAGTTGCTCGCCGGTGTGGGAAGAATTGAAGGTTTTAAGCGCGCTTTGCTTGAAGCAGGTTTATCGTATTCAGATTCTTACGTAGAAACGTCTACATCATTTACTTTTGAAGATGGCTTAGCCAATTTTCCTAAGCTGATGAACCGTCATCCTGATATTACTGCGATCTTTGCTGCGAGTGATGAGATCGCTGTTGGCGCTGTCTCTGCTGCATACAAACTCGGTATTTCGATTCCGAATGATGTGTCGATCATTGGGTATGATAACTTAAAGCTTGCGGAAACGTCAGTGCCACCGCTAACAACCATTTCCCAGCCATTTCAACGAATGGGCGATAAGGCGACAGAGATGGTGTTAGAAATGAAAAAAATCATGATGTAG
- a CDS encoding TetR family transcriptional regulator: MTKKEQIVHAAIQVFREQGIDKTKISDIVKVAGIAQGTFYLYFPSKLALMPAIAEVMVEKTMTMVKEKVGDDDVFPKQLEHFVDAIFLVNEEYREIQALIYSGLAASEHIKEWEAVYEPFYKWLSEKLASAREEGWIRQTVQPKQTAKLIIGLVESAAEQIYLYDTNTEEEARIQKAQVNEFLAYALSMR; encoded by the coding sequence TTGACTAAGAAAGAGCAAATCGTCCACGCTGCCATTCAAGTGTTCAGGGAACAAGGCATCGATAAAACCAAGATTTCCGACATTGTTAAAGTTGCAGGTATTGCGCAAGGCACCTTTTATTTATATTTTCCTTCAAAGCTTGCACTTATGCCGGCCATTGCCGAAGTCATGGTCGAAAAAACGATGACTATGGTTAAAGAAAAAGTTGGTGATGACGATGTTTTCCCGAAACAATTAGAGCACTTTGTCGACGCTATCTTTCTCGTCAATGAAGAATATCGCGAGATTCAAGCACTGATCTATTCAGGACTTGCGGCGAGCGAACACATAAAAGAATGGGAAGCCGTTTACGAACCATTTTATAAATGGTTAAGTGAAAAGCTTGCATCTGCGCGTGAAGAAGGCTGGATTAGGCAAACTGTCCAACCGAAACAAACCGCTAAATTAATTATCGGGCTTGTCGAGTCTGCTGCCGAGCAAATCTATTTGTATGACACGAATACTGAGGAAGAGGCACGAATACAAAAAGCACAAGTCAACGAGTTTTTAGCTTACGCGTTAAGTATGCGCTGA
- a CDS encoding response regulator transcription factor — protein sequence MKQLKILVVDDMEAHRRRLCRIIRDVPRFTLIGTAQNATEAVSYAKKKQPDIILMDIEMEDASAGIRASAEINQIAPNAKIIILTIHIDNQSIFSAYQTNISDYVVKSAAKEEVIEAIDQAAQNTSSIRPYIANKLKEEFARVKHFEENFTHIFNVIATLTPSEIEILKSLCQGRNRKQIAAERSVELETIKKQISSILKKFHKRNTREVLQFIDEHDVMTMIAKISYD from the coding sequence GTGAAGCAGCTAAAAATACTGGTTGTCGATGACATGGAAGCGCACCGGAGACGTCTGTGTCGCATCATTCGTGACGTTCCTCGTTTCACCTTGATTGGCACTGCGCAAAATGCTACGGAAGCTGTCAGCTATGCGAAGAAAAAGCAGCCGGATATTATCTTAATGGACATCGAAATGGAAGACGCGTCGGCAGGCATTAGAGCATCCGCAGAAATTAACCAAATCGCACCGAACGCAAAGATTATTATTTTGACAATTCATATAGACAATCAATCCATTTTTTCTGCCTACCAAACAAATATCTCTGACTATGTCGTCAAATCTGCCGCGAAAGAAGAGGTCATCGAGGCCATTGACCAAGCCGCCCAAAACACGTCATCGATCCGACCTTACATTGCCAATAAATTAAAAGAGGAATTTGCCAGAGTTAAACATTTTGAAGAGAATTTCACACACATTTTTAACGTCATCGCGACGCTGACACCTTCAGAAATTGAAATCCTAAAATCCCTCTGCCAAGGTCGCAATCGAAAACAAATTGCTGCCGAACGCTCTGTTGAACTGGAAACAATTAAAAAGCAAATCTCAAGTATTTTAAAGAAATTCCATAAACGAAACACACGTGAAGTGCTGCAGTTTATCGATGAGCACGATGTTATGACGATGATTGCTAAAATTTCGTATGATTAA
- a CDS encoding extracellular solute-binding protein: MAKKISIVYVVALFLLIGLLSGCNSSESEATTEEEQTEVNLKVAVFPADEPTFAKAYEQFKKEYPNINIEFESFPQKQYYEKIRMQLSSGIGYDLFAGQIDTMVDTGILAPLDEYIKESGIDVLDSAICMKP; the protein is encoded by the coding sequence ATGGCAAAGAAAATATCCATCGTTTATGTTGTAGCGTTATTTCTGCTGATCGGTCTTTTAAGCGGGTGCAACAGTTCAGAGAGTGAAGCAACGACAGAGGAAGAACAAACTGAAGTCAATTTAAAAGTCGCCGTCTTCCCAGCGGATGAACCGACATTTGCGAAGGCGTATGAACAGTTCAAGAAGGAATATCCGAATATTAATATCGAGTTTGAGTCGTTTCCTCAAAAGCAGTATTACGAAAAAATTCGGATGCAGCTGTCCAGCGGCATCGGCTACGATTTATTTGCCGGTCAAATTGATACGATGGTAGACACGGGGATTTTAGCGCCGTTGGATGAGTACATCAAGGAGAGCGGCATCGATGTTCTGGATTCGGCAATA
- a CDS encoding sensor histidine kinase: MTFVYILFVFLLILFIYKSNNTSSVIFLYGIFISAVISYLSFVLYLSKFNLYYGTINELFNLSPGTRTYLVLQNFDPNTLIRLLNVGNILFYLFIFLFSLSFCMNQWLKNKKTRRLLYIVIPLSVAQFLFFDPAINLFIQDAAFSYRRMDTYLAMIHKGEIFFKVVNLLYVVTGIFLLVRQVVLHYHIRFLRNHTLFTIFSLLPLMFIYFLMFYWAPDNLVKSTFIPDFINYQQPDLTVLELRLYPMITTAALLFMFYNAYKYNMIKRSNKEFHVLTHRNIDTASLGVRTFTHSIKNHLLAIHSEAEFLQERLKNDAEAMYSLKLITHSCLESSRSLETALEKLSGFHPSMAVTPLNAPVLKACHRFKHSAVNMETAFSSNKLQAHIDEDLLEETIYNLIKNAEEAVDAERGEITVTTKRIHQWGVISITDNGSGISNEAKKRLFTPFYSTKSSVTNWGIGLSYCYKVIKLHGGTIEFHSKYGEGAQFNIFIPLLST, from the coding sequence ATGACCTTCGTTTATATTTTGTTTGTGTTTCTGCTCATTCTTTTCATTTACAAAAGCAACAATACAAGCTCAGTTATTTTTTTATACGGTATTTTTATTAGTGCCGTCATTTCTTATCTTTCCTTTGTTTTATATTTGAGCAAATTTAATCTCTATTACGGAACAATCAATGAGCTTTTCAATCTTAGTCCTGGGACACGGACGTATCTCGTTCTGCAAAATTTTGATCCGAATACACTTATTCGGCTGTTGAATGTAGGGAACATCTTATTTTATTTGTTCATTTTTTTATTTTCCTTGTCCTTTTGTATGAATCAATGGCTGAAAAACAAAAAAACACGCCGCCTGCTTTATATCGTTATTCCCCTTTCGGTAGCGCAATTTTTATTTTTTGATCCGGCGATAAACCTCTTTATACAGGACGCTGCCTTTTCATACCGCCGGATGGACACATATTTGGCGATGATCCATAAGGGTGAAATCTTTTTCAAAGTGGTGAACTTACTTTACGTGGTGACGGGTATTTTTTTATTGGTCCGGCAGGTTGTCCTGCACTACCATATCCGGTTTTTACGGAACCATACCCTCTTTACTATATTTAGCTTGCTTCCCCTGATGTTCATCTATTTTTTAATGTTTTACTGGGCACCAGACAATTTAGTGAAAAGCACTTTTATTCCTGACTTTATCAACTACCAGCAACCGGATTTGACTGTCCTTGAATTGCGACTTTATCCGATGATTACGACGGCCGCGCTCCTATTCATGTTTTACAATGCGTACAAATATAATATGATCAAACGTTCCAATAAGGAATTTCACGTGCTGACTCATCGGAATATTGACACCGCCTCTTTAGGTGTACGTACGTTTACCCACTCCATCAAAAATCATCTGCTTGCCATTCATTCCGAAGCCGAGTTTCTGCAAGAGCGGCTTAAGAATGATGCTGAAGCCATGTACAGCCTGAAGCTCATTACACATTCATGTCTTGAGTCGTCCCGAAGTCTTGAAACGGCTTTAGAAAAATTATCTGGCTTTCATCCATCAATGGCTGTCACGCCATTAAACGCGCCTGTGTTAAAAGCTTGTCACCGCTTTAAGCATTCAGCTGTCAACATGGAGACAGCTTTTAGCAGCAACAAACTACAAGCACATATTGACGAAGACCTCCTTGAGGAAACGATCTATAACCTCATTAAAAATGCTGAAGAAGCGGTCGATGCCGAACGAGGAGAAATTACCGTTACGACGAAGCGCATCCATCAATGGGGCGTTATCTCCATCACAGATAATGGTTCTGGCATTTCAAATGAAGCAAAAAAGCGGCTGTTTACACCGTTCTATTCTACTAAATCCTCAGTCACCAACTGGGGTATTGGGTTATCCTACTGCTATAAAGTCATTAAGCTGCATGGCGGAACGATTGAGTTTCATAGTAAATATGGTGAGGGTGCTCAATTTAACATCTTTATCCCGCTCTTATCAACGTAA
- a CDS encoding extracellular solute-binding protein — protein MYFGKLMFSVIVVIGLLGACSNAEETAQSEPAVPVNDTGMPIVDEPIEVEGFAAKFFASQDWNDLMLWNEYEEMTNISITWDTVQTETLTEKRNLMISSGDYPEVLFANAFSRTDMLKYGQQGIFLPLNDYIEEYAPNFQKILDEYPSVEQAITMADGNIYGFPTIYDPEFEALRGMSPWVNQEWLDTLGLEPPETTDEFYEMLKAFKEEDPNGNGEEDEIAWGGNGIDGFINFLRGSFGLNKQGSMNLSLDFKEGTEEFRFVPATDEYKELLTYLNKLYTEGLLNQNLFTTTGPEFTADSAKGHFGVLNSIDPAELLGLDNYVGVPVLEGPSGERSFNTVSNGVGNIGMFALTDRAKNPAAMVRWMDYFTAMKGRKCSLWASKV, from the coding sequence ATGTATTTTGGAAAACTGATGTTTAGTGTCATCGTCGTGATCGGGCTGCTTGGGGCGTGTTCAAATGCAGAAGAAACGGCTCAAAGCGAGCCTGCTGTTCCGGTCAATGATACAGGGATGCCGATCGTTGATGAACCGATTGAAGTAGAAGGATTTGCGGCAAAGTTTTTTGCTTCACAAGATTGGAACGACTTGATGCTTTGGAATGAATATGAAGAAATGACGAACATCTCGATCACATGGGATACGGTTCAAACAGAGACACTGACGGAAAAAAGAAACTTAATGATCTCTAGTGGCGATTATCCAGAAGTGTTATTTGCGAACGCATTCTCGAGGACTGATATGCTGAAGTATGGTCAACAAGGCATTTTCCTCCCATTAAATGATTATATTGAAGAATATGCGCCCAATTTTCAAAAAATCCTTGATGAGTACCCGTCTGTCGAGCAAGCAATTACGATGGCTGATGGAAATATTTACGGCTTTCCAACGATTTACGATCCGGAGTTTGAAGCGTTGCGCGGGATGTCACCATGGGTGAATCAAGAGTGGCTTGATACGTTAGGGCTGGAGCCACCTGAAACGACAGATGAGTTTTATGAAATGCTAAAAGCGTTTAAAGAAGAAGACCCTAATGGCAATGGGGAAGAAGATGAAATTGCCTGGGGTGGAAATGGCATTGATGGATTTATCAACTTTTTACGCGGAAGCTTTGGGTTAAATAAACAAGGTTCGATGAATCTCAGCCTTGATTTTAAAGAAGGCACTGAGGAGTTTCGCTTCGTACCGGCCACTGACGAATATAAAGAACTGCTCACGTATTTAAATAAGCTTTATACAGAAGGATTGTTAAACCAAAACCTCTTTACGACGACCGGACCCGAATTTACAGCTGATTCTGCAAAAGGACACTTTGGCGTATTAAATTCGATTGACCCGGCTGAACTATTAGGGTTGGATAACTACGTGGGCGTCCCTGTACTTGAAGGACCAAGCGGTGAGCGTTCGTTTAATACTGTGTCAAACGGGGTTGGTAATATAGGAATGTTTGCTTTGACAGATCGCGCTAAAAACCCTGCAGCGATGGTGCGGTGGATGGACTATTTTACGGCGATGAAGGGGCGAAAATGTTCTTTATGGGCTTCGAAGGTGTGA
- a CDS encoding DMT family transporter, giving the protein MGWLFVFMAAVSEMVGVVGLKMYSQKKNILNGALYLAGFGSAFAFLYLSFNYLQVSTAYAVWIGVGTAGAVLINMVFFNESKSVGRFASVLLIVIGVVGLKALS; this is encoded by the coding sequence ATGGGTTGGTTATTCGTATTTATGGCGGCAGTCAGTGAAATGGTCGGTGTCGTCGGGTTAAAAATGTACAGCCAAAAGAAAAATATCCTCAATGGCGCTTTATACCTTGCCGGATTTGGCTCAGCCTTCGCATTTCTCTACTTGTCCTTTAACTATTTACAAGTGAGCACCGCCTACGCTGTCTGGATCGGTGTAGGAACTGCCGGTGCCGTACTGATCAATATGGTATTTTTTAACGAGTCTAAAAGTGTTGGCCGATTCGCCAGCGTCTTGCTCATTGTCATCGGTGTTGTTGGTTTAAAGGCGCTATCGTAA
- a CDS encoding DMT family transporter yields MLRKAWIYVALTSFFELVWIFGFNVASTWWHWIPIIFFIFVDFYFLSKACEDLPTGTVYAIFAAVGTVGTALMDVFIFGETLGGGKILFIVILVLGVIGLKLADGVEEKKMDQRMG; encoded by the coding sequence ATGTTGCGAAAAGCTTGGATATACGTCGCACTCACTAGTTTCTTTGAGCTCGTCTGGATTTTCGGCTTTAATGTCGCCAGTACTTGGTGGCACTGGATTCCTATTATCTTTTTTATTTTCGTTGACTTTTACTTTTTATCTAAAGCATGTGAAGACCTGCCTACTGGCACGGTGTACGCCATTTTTGCAGCCGTCGGTACAGTGGGTACGGCCTTAATGGACGTGTTTATCTTCGGGGAAACGTTAGGCGGCGGAAAAATATTGTTTATCGTCATACTAGTGCTTGGTGTTATAGGTTTAAAACTCGCTGATGGCGTTGAAGAAAAGAAAATGGATCAAAGGATGGGGTAA
- a CDS encoding ABC transporter substrate-binding protein: MKRIAQSVGASLALVLFLAGCGDNASSGEEVHLELFSNKPESIATYDALIDKFEEANPNINVEFYAPPSAETVLRTRLVKEDMPDILSIAGNALYGELADAEMLLDYSETGLLDQVQPSYVEMIDQLVPGNKEGTYGVPYATNANAVIYNTQLMQELGLDVPETWDEFIAALDTAKQAGVTPIYFTLRDAWTGMIPWNAVGGNLQPDDFAAKKNIGEASFTEDYPEVTEKMLQLLDYGLKDNFQYGYNDGNNAFANGESLFYLQGNWAIPEIKKVNPDVELGTFALPVTNDAEQNELVSGVDVMLTTLKDSEHPEEARKFIEFMLEEKSAQTYIEEQYAFSALKGVTQEDQILSGLQEKIAKNEIASFPDHYYPSGMQAPNLIQAFLIEKNPDAFLKTMDREWDKVQNR, translated from the coding sequence ATGAAGCGTATTGCTCAAAGTGTTGGAGCCAGCTTGGCACTTGTTTTATTCCTGGCTGGCTGCGGTGACAATGCTTCTTCTGGTGAAGAAGTACATCTTGAGCTCTTTTCAAATAAACCGGAAAGTATTGCGACATATGATGCTTTAATCGACAAATTTGAGGAAGCCAATCCAAATATCAATGTTGAATTTTATGCGCCTCCGTCTGCAGAAACTGTTCTGCGGACGAGGCTTGTCAAAGAAGACATGCCCGATATTCTGTCTATTGCCGGCAATGCTCTGTACGGTGAGCTCGCCGATGCAGAGATGTTATTGGATTATTCCGAAACAGGCTTGCTTGATCAAGTGCAGCCGAGCTATGTCGAGATGATTGATCAGCTTGTCCCAGGAAATAAGGAAGGGACATACGGTGTACCATATGCAACAAATGCGAATGCAGTGATTTATAACACGCAGCTGATGCAGGAATTAGGTCTTGATGTACCAGAAACGTGGGATGAGTTTATTGCGGCGCTTGACACAGCGAAACAAGCAGGCGTGACGCCGATCTACTTTACTTTAAGGGATGCGTGGACAGGCATGATTCCATGGAATGCAGTCGGTGGTAACTTGCAGCCAGATGATTTCGCAGCGAAGAAAAATATTGGCGAAGCAAGCTTTACCGAAGATTATCCTGAAGTGACGGAAAAAATGCTACAGCTGTTGGACTATGGCTTAAAGGACAACTTCCAATATGGATATAACGATGGGAACAATGCTTTTGCGAATGGAGAGTCACTTTTTTATCTTCAAGGAAACTGGGCGATTCCTGAAATTAAAAAAGTGAACCCAGATGTGGAGCTTGGGACATTTGCTCTTCCGGTAACGAATGATGCTGAACAAAATGAGCTCGTATCCGGCGTTGATGTGATGCTGACAACCTTAAAGGATTCGGAGCATCCAGAAGAAGCACGGAAGTTTATTGAGTTCATGCTGGAAGAGAAGAGTGCGCAGACTTATATTGAAGAACAATATGCCTTTTCCGCTTTAAAAGGAGTTACCCAGGAAGACCAAATTCTGAGCGGTCTCCAAGAAAAAATCGCGAAAAACGAGATTGCAAGCTTTCCTGATCATTATTATCCAAGTGGCATGCAGGCGCCAAACTTAATTCAAGCTTTTTTAATTGAAAAAAATCCAGACGCCTTTTTAAAGACAATGGATCGTGAATGGGATAAAGTACAAAATCGGTAA
- a CDS encoding glycoside hydrolase family 13 protein, producing MSKQWWKESVVYQIYPRSFNDSNGDGIGDIPGIIEKLDYLAKLGIDVIWLSPVYDSPNDDNGYDIRDYHGIMAEFGTMADFDRLLDEAHQRQIKIVMDLVVNHTSDEHAWFVESKSAKDHPKRDYYIWKEGVDGQPPTNWESAFSGSTWEYDEASGEYFLHIFSKKQPDLNWENPDMRKDVYRMMKWWLDKGIDGFRMDVINFISKDQSYPDGEVQEGKEFGNGSPYYINGPRVHEFLHEMNQEVLSQYDILTVGEMPGATPEEGKLYTAEDRQELNMVFHFEHMDLGGGELGKWSMNEWKLTDLKKILSKWQYALENEGWNSLYWNNHDQPRVVSRFGNDQAYRQKSAKMLATCLHMMKGTPYIYQGEELGMTNVAFSSIDDYRDLEILNMYDERVNKYGHAIDDVMRSIHHVGRDNARTPMQWTAEEHGGFTSGTPWLRVNPNYPSINAEEALKDPESIFYHYQRLIQLRKANDVIVYGAFDLVLDDSEEIFAYTRTYGDEKLLVLCNFTNQEQIASVQGFESLSGSILMTNREEQTTASSEALGKVTLEPYEATVFVVK from the coding sequence ATGAGTAAGCAATGGTGGAAAGAAAGCGTTGTTTATCAAATTTACCCACGTAGCTTTAATGACAGTAATGGTGACGGTATTGGTGATATTCCAGGCATTATAGAAAAACTGGATTATTTAGCAAAATTAGGCATTGACGTTATTTGGCTTTCACCTGTGTATGATTCTCCAAATGATGATAATGGTTACGACATTCGTGATTATCACGGGATCATGGCCGAGTTCGGGACGATGGCCGATTTTGATCGTTTGCTGGATGAGGCGCATCAGCGGCAGATTAAGATCGTGATGGATTTGGTCGTCAACCACACGTCAGATGAGCATGCATGGTTTGTTGAGTCGAAATCGGCAAAAGATCATCCTAAAAGAGACTATTACATCTGGAAGGAAGGCGTTGATGGACAGCCTCCGACAAACTGGGAATCAGCTTTCAGTGGGTCGACGTGGGAATACGATGAAGCGAGTGGAGAATATTTTCTGCATATCTTTTCTAAAAAACAGCCAGACTTAAACTGGGAAAATCCAGATATGCGTAAAGATGTATACCGAATGATGAAGTGGTGGCTTGATAAAGGTATTGACGGCTTTCGGATGGACGTCATCAACTTTATCTCCAAAGACCAAAGCTATCCTGATGGTGAAGTACAGGAAGGCAAAGAATTTGGCAATGGGAGCCCTTATTATATCAATGGTCCACGGGTCCACGAATTTTTACACGAGATGAATCAAGAAGTGCTTTCGCAATATGACATTTTAACAGTTGGTGAAATGCCAGGGGCTACACCTGAGGAAGGTAAGCTGTATACGGCTGAAGATCGTCAAGAGCTCAATATGGTTTTCCATTTTGAACATATGGACCTCGGTGGCGGCGAATTAGGCAAGTGGTCGATGAATGAATGGAAGCTGACCGACCTGAAAAAGATTTTATCTAAGTGGCAATATGCGCTTGAGAATGAAGGCTGGAACAGCTTGTATTGGAATAATCACGATCAGCCAAGAGTCGTGTCGCGTTTCGGAAATGATCAGGCGTATCGTCAGAAGTCGGCGAAGATGCTTGCCACCTGCTTGCATATGATGAAAGGAACACCTTACATCTACCAAGGGGAAGAGCTTGGAATGACAAACGTCGCTTTTTCGTCTATTGACGATTACCGTGATCTTGAAATTTTAAATATGTATGATGAACGGGTTAACAAGTACGGGCATGCTATTGACGATGTCATGAGAAGCATCCATCATGTTGGTCGTGATAATGCAAGAACACCGATGCAATGGACAGCCGAAGAGCACGGTGGATTTACGTCAGGGACACCTTGGCTTCGCGTTAACCCAAATTATCCATCCATTAATGCTGAAGAAGCGCTTAAAGATCCGGAATCGATTTTTTACCATTATCAACGTCTAATTCAGTTGCGTAAAGCAAATGATGTGATCGTTTATGGTGCTTTCGATTTAGTCTTAGACGATAGTGAAGAAATTTTTGCGTATACGAGAACCTACGGAGATGAAAAGCTGCTCGTCCTTTGTAACTTTACAAATCAAGAACAGATTGCGAGCGTGCAAGGTTTTGAAAGTCTGAGTGGTTCTATTTTAATGACGAATCGTGAAGAGCAAACCACTGCTTCATCTGAGGCTTTAGGGAAGGTCACTTTAGAGCCTTACGAAGCAACTGTTTTTGTAGTGAAGTAA